In Sphingomonas profundi, the sequence CCCTCGCTGATGGTGGAGGCGCTGCGCAGCGGCGAGATCGACGGCTTCACCGCCGGGGAGCCGTGGGGCAGCGTGGCCGTGGCGGCGGGGCTGGGGCAGATGGTGTCGGTCGGCGCGAACATCTGGCAGCGCGGCGTGGAGAAGGTGCTGGGGCTGCGGGCCGACTGGTGCGACGCCAATCCCGATATCGTCGATCGGCTGCTGCGCGCGCTGGCCGCGTCCGCTGCCTGGTGCGAGGATCCGGCCAACCATGCGGCGCTGGCGGCGATGCTGGCGGACGACCGCTATGTCGGCCAGCCGGCCGAGATGATCCTGCCGGCGCTCACCGGGCGTCTGGTTCTGAGCCCCGGCGCGCCGCCCACCGCGGCCGCCGATTTCCTGCTGTTCCACCGCGAGGCGGCGAACTTTCCGTGGCGCAGCCAGGGTCTGTGGATCTATTCCCAGTTCGTCCGCTGGAAGATGATCGAGGCGGGCGCGGCCGCTGAAGGGGCCGCCGCCGAAGTCTTTCGATCCGACATCTACCGCCGCGCACTGGCCGGCACGGGCGCGGCGATGCCAGGCGCCAGTTCAAAGGTGGAAGGCGCGCTCGCCGCGCCGCAAGGCGTTGGATCGCGCGAGGGCGGGCTGACACTGGGTGCCGATCGCTTCTTCGACGGCCGCATGTTCGATCCGCAGGCGATCGCCGACTATGTCGCCGGCTTCGCCCCGGCGGCGGAGTAGATATTTTGCACTTGCGAACAAGATCGGGATAGGACAGACAACAGCGTCCGCGAAGATCGCGGACGAATATCGCTGGTGATTCCATCGGAGGAACCGCCGGCGCCAAATACAGCAAAGCCGCTGTCCGGTCGTCGCTACCACGCGATGGACTGGAACGCGGCTTTTTTCGTGTCTGCGCGCCGCGCGGGCCGGGGGAACCATGATGTCTTGGGGCTGCGATAAGGGATGGGAGACGTGTGCGCCCGGCGTTGAGCCGCTTCGTCCGTCAGGCCGCGCGCACCAGCGTGACGAGCAGGGCGATCGCCAGGGTCAGCGCCACGCCTTGCCAGAAACGCACCGGATGCCGCTCGATCAGGGGCGCGGCGCGGCGCACCGGCGCGGCGCGGGTGCTGCCCTGTTCGAGGCCGTGGATCAGCTCATCGACGTCGCCGAACCGATCCTTCGGCACCCTGGCGACGGCGCGCAGGATGGCGGCATCGAGCCAGGCCGGCAGATCGGGCCGAAAGCGGCTGGGTGGCGCCGGTTCACCGAATCTCGGCCGGCTGAACGCCTCCACCTCGCCGTACGGATAGCGCCCGGTGAACAGGCGGTAGAGCGTGACGCCCAGCGCATACTGATCGGTCGCCGCGTCCCCGACGGCGCCGTCGAACATCTCGGGCGCCATGTAGCTGGGCGTGCCGGGCCGTTCGGCCTCGGCGAAATCCTCGACGCGCGGCAGGCGGGCGACGCCGAGATCGATCAGCCGGCAGCCCGCGTCCGCGCCGACGATGACATTGTCCGGCTTGATGTCGCGGTGGACCAGACCCAGCCGGTGCAGCGCCGCCACGCCGCGCGCGATCTGGATGGCGATCGCGGTGCCGGCGGCGATGCCGATCGGGCTGCGCACCAGCCGCTGCTCCAGCGTCTCGCCGGGGTAGTAGGGCATGGCGATGTAGAGCCGGCTCTGCCGTTCAGCGGGCACCGCGATCGTGCGACCGACGAACGGGCTATCGATCCGCCGGCCGATGAAGCTCTCGCGCAGGAAGGCGGCGCGCGCGCCATGTTCGGACAGCAGGGCCGGCTTGGGGAACTTCATGACGATGGTGTCCGCCCCGTCCTGCGCCACGAACAGGCGGGTGTAGCGGCCGTCGGCCAGCAGGCGATCCAGCCGGTAGCCGTCGATATTGTCGCCGGCGGCGGGCGGCGGCAGGATCGGCAGACGCTCGGCCTCCGCGCCGATGATGTCGTGGTCGATCGCGGTGACGGCCACCACGTCGATCACGATCGCGGTGGCATTGTCGCGCGTGCCGGCAGCGCCCGCCGCGGCGACGATCGCGGCGGCATCGGCCCCGGCGCTCTG encodes:
- a CDS encoding CmpA/NrtA family ABC transporter substrate-binding protein, whose translation is MTPLSIAFLPLTDSAVIVAAKERGFAAAEGIDLALVRNTSWATVRDRLVFGQVQAAHMLAPLAVAVTLGLSQHQAAIAAPFKLSVNGNALTLAADLAAALDPTPANRIADPVATAHDLAAAIGLHRRKPVIGIVHRFSSHALMLRYWLGFAGIDPDRDLTLRTLPPSLMVEALRSGEIDGFTAGEPWGSVAVAAGLGQMVSVGANIWQRGVEKVLGLRADWCDANPDIVDRLLRALAASAAWCEDPANHAALAAMLADDRYVGQPAEMILPALTGRLVLSPGAPPTAAADFLLFHREAANFPWRSQGLWIYSQFVRWKMIEAGAAAEGAAAEVFRSDIYRRALAGTGAAMPGASSKVEGALAAPQGVGSREGGLTLGADRFFDGRMFDPQAIADYVAGFAPAAE
- a CDS encoding bifunctional protein-serine/threonine kinase/phosphatase, which codes for MGDGRLEIAAGFATACGPRPDNQDFGGVHLGTETERALQGVVAAVADGVGGAMAGRVAAELAVREFVEGYRAQNPVIGIAAGASRAARGYNRWLHERGRIDPQMRGAATTFTAAILRGREAVVAHVGDSRCWHFRDGVLTRLTEDHVLPQPDLAHVLYRAIGIERDVRLDVRSHPIEPHDRLLLASDGVHGVLNDRALGRLLAARQSAGADAAAIVAAAGAAGTRDNATAIVIDVVAVTAIDHDIIGAEAERLPILPPPAAGDNIDGYRLDRLLADGRYTRLFVAQDGADTIVMKFPKPALLSEHGARAAFLRESFIGRRIDSPFVGRTIAVPAERQSRLYIAMPYYPGETLEQRLVRSPIGIAAGTAIAIQIARGVAALHRLGLVHRDIKPDNVIVGADAGCRLIDLGVARLPRVEDFAEAERPGTPSYMAPEMFDGAVGDAATDQYALGVTLYRLFTGRYPYGEVEAFSRPRFGEPAPPSRFRPDLPAWLDAAILRAVARVPKDRFGDVDELIHGLEQGSTRAAPVRRAAPLIERHPVRFWQGVALTLAIALLVTLVRAA